The following proteins are co-located in the Pyrobaculum calidifontis JCM 11548 genome:
- a CDS encoding pyridoxal-phosphate dependent enzyme — MRECLPIYAKLIREGEIRASNGSEALCLSWLLQRRVEEGSVVRIEELYPAPNLARVYEGPLQLLTEGWPTPLLKISGPPREAYAKLEWYNPFSFSIKDRTVYALLRSVEGERLVEVSSGNVAVAMGALGNVMGKRVKIYIPSAGSYVAPLLDVLGVEHQILDVTLTVEALEHLEKDIREGAVHPNQFNNDANFVAHVRTAAEADWQLAQVGKRPTHVVAGIGTSGHAAALGFYFGVKYGAKLIAVEPKDWIPGIRRVESGMKWIHWVDAAVVEVSLREAMEGVREFARRYGLLIGPSAGAVYAAYKRMEEEGVYLMVFPDNLLKYVPILDKLP; from the coding sequence GTGCGCGAATGTCTGCCAATATATGCTAAGCTCATTAGGGAGGGGGAGATAAGAGCAAGCAACGGCAGTGAGGCCCTCTGCCTGTCGTGGCTCCTCCAGCGCAGGGTTGAGGAGGGCTCTGTGGTGCGCATTGAGGAGCTCTACCCCGCGCCGAATTTGGCAAGAGTCTACGAGGGCCCGCTTCAGTTGCTCACCGAGGGGTGGCCGACTCCGCTTTTGAAAATTTCGGGGCCGCCCCGGGAGGCCTACGCCAAGTTGGAGTGGTACAACCCCTTCAGCTTCAGCATAAAGGACAGGACGGTGTACGCCCTCCTGCGGAGCGTGGAGGGGGAGAGGCTGGTGGAGGTGTCCAGCGGCAACGTGGCAGTGGCCATGGGGGCGCTTGGCAACGTCATGGGGAAGAGGGTGAAGATATACATCCCCTCCGCCGGCTCCTACGTGGCCCCTCTCCTCGACGTGTTGGGCGTAGAGCACCAAATCCTCGACGTGACGCTCACAGTAGAGGCGTTGGAGCACTTGGAGAAGGACATTAGGGAGGGGGCGGTGCACCCCAACCAGTTTAACAATGACGCGAACTTCGTCGCCCACGTGAGAACGGCCGCGGAGGCCGACTGGCAGTTGGCCCAGGTGGGGAAGAGGCCTACCCACGTGGTGGCGGGGATCGGCACCTCTGGCCATGCCGCTGCTCTCGGCTTCTATTTCGGCGTAAAATACGGCGCGAAGCTAATCGCCGTTGAGCCCAAGGACTGGATCCCCGGCATTAGGCGTGTGGAGTCGGGCATGAAGTGGATCCACTGGGTTGACGCCGCAGTTGTAGAGGTGTCGCTGAGAGAGGCCATGGAGGGCGTCAGAGAGTTCGCCAGGAGGTACGGGCTCCTCATTGGCCCAAGCGCGGGGGCCGTCTACGCGGCCTATAAGCGGATGGAGGAAGAGGGCGTCTACCTAATGGTGTTCCCCGACAATCTGCTTAAATACGTCCCCATCCTAGATAAACTGCCATGA
- a CDS encoding helix-turn-helix domain-containing protein: protein MTEPKLTPAQRLVLYYMAFEAVYHGKTWFTFDEIKRGTGLAVRTLRAALVALRRRGYIESYLVPGAGRRLLHRLRLDKFLPEPELEGVYLVDMAGDVLSPDAVAVVTRADVVLYTESVPRRKLEGLAKRLEPFNGQLPEAKSVAIVFNSLADWEKVAPLAAKAKYICASNVLDKAVGVCLTCGNVDIDLRTIRIKTPGPDVEKLLADYDVLGTVVVESCGGRKAELLILKKR from the coding sequence ATGACTGAGCCCAAGCTGACGCCTGCACAGAGGCTCGTGCTGTACTACATGGCGTTTGAGGCGGTTTACCACGGGAAGACGTGGTTCACCTTCGACGAGATTAAGAGGGGCACTGGGCTCGCAGTGAGGACCCTCAGGGCAGCCCTCGTGGCCCTAAGGCGCCGCGGCTACATAGAGAGCTACCTAGTCCCCGGCGCGGGAAGGCGGCTGTTGCACAGACTCAGGCTCGACAAATTCCTCCCCGAGCCAGAGCTGGAGGGCGTATACCTAGTCGACATGGCAGGCGACGTACTATCTCCAGACGCAGTCGCCGTAGTCACCAGGGCTGACGTAGTGCTGTACACGGAGTCAGTCCCACGGAGGAAGCTGGAGGGATTGGCAAAAAGGCTAGAGCCGTTCAACGGCCAACTCCCAGAGGCAAAGTCTGTCGCTATAGTCTTCAACTCGCTGGCAGACTGGGAGAAGGTGGCCCCTCTGGCAGCCAAGGCCAAGTACATATGCGCCTCAAACGTGTTAGACAAGGCAGTGGGCGTCTGCCTCACCTGCGGAAACGTGGATATCGACTTGCGCACTATCAGAATCAAGACCCCTGGCCCCGACGTGGAGAAGCTACTAGCTGACTACGACGTATTAGGTACAGTGGTAGTGGAGAGTTGCGGCGGCCGAAAGGCCGAGCTGTTAATACTGAAGAAGCGTTAG
- a CDS encoding HesA/MoeB/ThiF family protein has product MKVLDRYSRQLPVIGEEGQRAIRNTSVAIFGVGGLGTLIARYVVGGGFRRVILVDFDTVSLPDLHRQILYATHDVGKPKAEVAARVLREVNPEVEVEAVAEAISPELAKDVLKRADIGVDALDNWASRHVVNGAALVLRRPLIHGAVQEWYGHVTTILPGKTPCLEELFGKFRELPACAAGVCPVLGPVVGVVSSLMALEVFNTAIGAPKLAGKLLVVDLKHMAFEEITLAGHCEHVPQQ; this is encoded by the coding sequence GTGAAGGTCTTAGACCGGTATAGTAGACAGTTGCCCGTGATTGGGGAAGAGGGGCAGAGGGCCATTAGAAATACGTCTGTTGCCATATTTGGCGTGGGGGGCCTTGGGACGCTTATTGCACGCTACGTGGTCGGCGGCGGGTTTAGGCGCGTGATCTTGGTGGACTTCGACACCGTGTCTCTCCCCGACTTGCACAGGCAGATTCTCTATGCCACACACGATGTGGGGAAGCCTAAGGCGGAGGTGGCGGCTAGAGTGCTCCGGGAGGTGAACCCAGAGGTCGAGGTAGAGGCCGTGGCCGAGGCCATAAGCCCCGAGTTGGCCAAAGATGTCTTGAAGAGGGCCGACATTGGGGTCGACGCGTTAGACAATTGGGCCAGCCGCCACGTCGTCAACGGGGCCGCGCTTGTCCTCAGGAGGCCTTTAATCCACGGCGCCGTGCAAGAGTGGTACGGCCACGTCACCACTATTCTGCCGGGGAAGACGCCCTGCCTAGAGGAGCTGTTTGGAAAATTTAGAGAGCTTCCAGCATGCGCGGCGGGGGTCTGCCCAGTGCTGGGGCCCGTGGTGGGCGTAGTCTCCTCTCTAATGGCCCTAGAGGTGTTCAACACGGCGATTGGGGCGCCAAAGCTGGCGGGGAAACTACTAGTGGTTGACTTAAAACACATGGCCTTTGAAGAAATCACCCTGGCCGGCCATTGCGAACACGTTCCTCAGCAGTAG